A window from Mus caroli chromosome 2, CAROLI_EIJ_v1.1, whole genome shotgun sequence encodes these proteins:
- the Sh2d3c gene encoding SH2 domain-containing protein 3C isoform X5, which produces MTERCSLWSALSAAACCFYRGSLVQVQFSKEKYILDSSPEKLHKELEEELKLSSTDLRSHAWYHGRIPREVSETLVQRNGDFLIRDSLTSLGDYVLTCRWHNQALHFKINKVVVKAGESYTHIRYLFEQESFDHVPALVRYHVGSRKAVSEQSGAIIYCPVNRTFPLRYLEASYGLSQGSSKTASPASPSGSKGSHMKRRSITMTDGLTTDKVTRSDGCPNSTSLPHPRDSIRNCALSMDQIPDLHSPLSPISESPSSPAYSTVTRVHAPSATPSTSAQPASPVARRSSEPQLCPGNAPKPPGESDRGPHASPSHTLCKASPSPSLSSYSDPDSGHYCQLQPPVRGSREQAAGETPRKARGSGERQKELLENGVSDGEWGKTFTVPVVEATSSFNLATFQFQLIPKENRPLEVALLRKVKELLSEVDARTLARHVTKVDCLVARILGVTKEMQTLMGVRWGMELLTLPHGRQLRLDLLERFHTMSIMLAVDILGCTGSAEERAALLHKTIQLAAELRGTMGNMFSFAAVMGALEMAQISRLEQTWMTLRQRHTEGAILYEKKLKPFLKSLNEGKAGPPLSNTTFPHVLPFITLLECDSAPAEGPEPWGSTEHGMEVVLAHLEAARTVAHHGGLYHTNAEVKLQGFQARPELLEVFSTEFQMRLLWGSQGANSSQAWRYEKFDKVLTALSHKLEPAIRSSEL; this is translated from the exons ATGACCGAGCGTTGCAGCCTGTGGAGTGCGCTGTCCGCCGCCGCCTGCTGCTTCTACCGTGGCTCGCTGGTACAGGTGCAG TTCTCCAAGGAGAAGTACATTCTTGACTCCTCGCCAGAGAAACTGCACAAGGAGCTGGAAGAGGAACTGAAGCTCAGCAGCACGGACCTCCGCAGCCATGCCTGGTACCACGGACGCATCCCTCGTGAG GTCTCTGAGACTCTGGTGCAGCGGAACGGCGACTTCCTCATCCGAGACTCTCTCACCAGCCTAGGGGACTATGTGCTCACGTGCCGCTGGCACAATCAGGCCTTGCACTTCAAGATCAACAAGGTGGTGGTGAAGGCCGGAGAGAGCTACACCCACATCCGGTACCTCTTCGAGCAGGAGAGCTTCGACCACGTGCCTGCCCTCGTGCGCTACCACGTGGGCAGCCGTAAGGCCGTGTCCGAACAGAGTGGGGCTATCATCTACTGCCCTGTCAACCGCACCTTCCCACTGCGCTACCTCGAGGCCAGCTATGGCCTGAGCCAGGGCAGCagcaagactgccagcccagccAGCCCCTCAGGCTCCAAGGGCAGCCACATGAAGAGGCGAAGCATTACTATGACTGACGGACTCACCACTGACAAGGTCACCCGCAGCGATGGCTGCCCCAACAG CACCTCATTACCCCATCCTCGAGACTCCATCCGAAACTGTGCCCTCAGCATGGACCAGATCCCAGATCTCCACTCACCCCTGTCTCCTATCTCCGAGAGCCCCAGCTCTCCTGCCTATAGCACTG tAACCCGAGTCCACGCTCCTTCTGCCACCCCCTCTACTTCAGCACAGCCTGCCTCCCCAGTTGCCCGCCGCTCCAGTGAACCTCAGCTATGTCCCGGAAATGCTCCAAAGCCTCCTGGGGAGTCAGACAGGGGCCCTCACGCAAGCCCATCCCACACCCTCTGCAAGGCCTCGCCATCACCATCACTCAGCAGCTACAGTGACCCGGACTCTGGCCACTACTGTCAGCTCCAGCCTCCGGTCCGTGGCAGCCGAGAGCAGGCCGCAGGAGAGACTCCCCGGAAGGCTAGGGGCTCCGGAGAGAGGCAAAAGGAACTGTTAGAAAATGGAGTCTCTGACGGGGAGTGGGGCAAGACCTTCACAGTCCCTGTAGTGGAAGCCACCTCCTCTTTCAACCTGGCTACCTTCCAGTTCCAGCTGATCCCCAAGGAGAACCGGCCTCTGGAGGTGGCCCTTCTGCGCAAGGTCAAGGAGCTGCTGTCTGAGGTGGATGCCCGGACACTGGCCCGACATGTCACCAAGGTTGACTGCCTG GTTGCTAGGATACTGGGCGTTACCAAGGAGATGCAGACCCTAATGGGAGTCCGCTGGGGCATGGAGCTGCTCACCCTCCCCCATGGCCGGCAGCTACGACTAGACCTGCTGGAAAG GTTCCACACCATGTCCATCATGCTGGCAGTGGATATCCTGGGCTGCACAGGCTCGGCGGAGGAGCGGGCAGCGCTGCTGCACAAGACCATCCAGCTGGCGGCCGAGCTGCGGGGGACGATGGGCAACATGTTCAGCTTCGCAGCTGTCATGGGCGCCCTGGAGATGGCCCAG ATTTCAAGGCTGGAGCAGACGTGGATGACCCTGCGGCAGCGACACACGGAGGGTGCCATTCTGTACGAGAAGAAGCTCAAGCCTTTCCTTAAGAGCCTGAACGAGGGCAAAG CAGGCCCGCCGCTGAGCAACACCACGTTTCCACACGTACTCCCTTTCATTACCCTGCTGGAATGTGACTCCGCCCCCGCCGAGGGTCCTGAGCCTTGGGGCAGCACAGAACACGGTATGGAGGTTGTGCTAGCCCACCTGGAGGCCGCCCGCACTGTGGCCCACCACGGGGGCCTCTACCACACCAACGCTGAGGTCAAGCTGCAAG GGTTCCAGGCCCGACCGGAGCTCCTGGAAGTATTCAGCACAGAATTCCAGATGCGTCTCCTCTGGGGCAGCCAGGGTGCCAACAGCAGCCAGGCCTGGCGCTATGAGAAGTTTGACAAAGTCCTCACTGCCTTGTCCCACAAGCTGGAACCTGCCATCCGCTCTAGCGAGCTGTGA
- the Sh2d3c gene encoding SH2 domain-containing protein 3C isoform X4 — translation MTAVGRRCSALEPRRTAAELEAAGDYVKFSKEKYILDSSPEKLHKELEEELKLSSTDLRSHAWYHGRIPREVSETLVQRNGDFLIRDSLTSLGDYVLTCRWHNQALHFKINKVVVKAGESYTHIRYLFEQESFDHVPALVRYHVGSRKAVSEQSGAIIYCPVNRTFPLRYLEASYGLSQGSSKTASPASPSGSKGSHMKRRSITMTDGLTTDKVTRSDGCPNSTSLPHPRDSIRNCALSMDQIPDLHSPLSPISESPSSPAYSTVTRVHAPSATPSTSAQPASPVARRSSEPQLCPGNAPKPPGESDRGPHASPSHTLCKASPSPSLSSYSDPDSGHYCQLQPPVRGSREQAAGETPRKARGSGERQKELLENGVSDGEWGKTFTVPVVEATSSFNLATFQFQLIPKENRPLEVALLRKVKELLSEVDARTLARHVTKVDCLVARILGVTKEMQTLMGVRWGMELLTLPHGRQLRLDLLERFHTMSIMLAVDILGCTGSAEERAALLHKTIQLAAELRGTMGNMFSFAAVMGALEMAQISRLEQTWMTLRQRHTEGAILYEKKLKPFLKSLNEGKAGPPLSNTTFPHVLPFITLLECDSAPAEGPEPWGSTEHGMEVVLAHLEAARTVAHHGGLYHTNAEVKLQGFQARPELLEVFSTEFQMRLLWGSQGANSSQAWRYEKFDKVLTALSHKLEPAIRSSEL, via the exons TTCTCCAAGGAGAAGTACATTCTTGACTCCTCGCCAGAGAAACTGCACAAGGAGCTGGAAGAGGAACTGAAGCTCAGCAGCACGGACCTCCGCAGCCATGCCTGGTACCACGGACGCATCCCTCGTGAG GTCTCTGAGACTCTGGTGCAGCGGAACGGCGACTTCCTCATCCGAGACTCTCTCACCAGCCTAGGGGACTATGTGCTCACGTGCCGCTGGCACAATCAGGCCTTGCACTTCAAGATCAACAAGGTGGTGGTGAAGGCCGGAGAGAGCTACACCCACATCCGGTACCTCTTCGAGCAGGAGAGCTTCGACCACGTGCCTGCCCTCGTGCGCTACCACGTGGGCAGCCGTAAGGCCGTGTCCGAACAGAGTGGGGCTATCATCTACTGCCCTGTCAACCGCACCTTCCCACTGCGCTACCTCGAGGCCAGCTATGGCCTGAGCCAGGGCAGCagcaagactgccagcccagccAGCCCCTCAGGCTCCAAGGGCAGCCACATGAAGAGGCGAAGCATTACTATGACTGACGGACTCACCACTGACAAGGTCACCCGCAGCGATGGCTGCCCCAACAG CACCTCATTACCCCATCCTCGAGACTCCATCCGAAACTGTGCCCTCAGCATGGACCAGATCCCAGATCTCCACTCACCCCTGTCTCCTATCTCCGAGAGCCCCAGCTCTCCTGCCTATAGCACTG tAACCCGAGTCCACGCTCCTTCTGCCACCCCCTCTACTTCAGCACAGCCTGCCTCCCCAGTTGCCCGCCGCTCCAGTGAACCTCAGCTATGTCCCGGAAATGCTCCAAAGCCTCCTGGGGAGTCAGACAGGGGCCCTCACGCAAGCCCATCCCACACCCTCTGCAAGGCCTCGCCATCACCATCACTCAGCAGCTACAGTGACCCGGACTCTGGCCACTACTGTCAGCTCCAGCCTCCGGTCCGTGGCAGCCGAGAGCAGGCCGCAGGAGAGACTCCCCGGAAGGCTAGGGGCTCCGGAGAGAGGCAAAAGGAACTGTTAGAAAATGGAGTCTCTGACGGGGAGTGGGGCAAGACCTTCACAGTCCCTGTAGTGGAAGCCACCTCCTCTTTCAACCTGGCTACCTTCCAGTTCCAGCTGATCCCCAAGGAGAACCGGCCTCTGGAGGTGGCCCTTCTGCGCAAGGTCAAGGAGCTGCTGTCTGAGGTGGATGCCCGGACACTGGCCCGACATGTCACCAAGGTTGACTGCCTG GTTGCTAGGATACTGGGCGTTACCAAGGAGATGCAGACCCTAATGGGAGTCCGCTGGGGCATGGAGCTGCTCACCCTCCCCCATGGCCGGCAGCTACGACTAGACCTGCTGGAAAG GTTCCACACCATGTCCATCATGCTGGCAGTGGATATCCTGGGCTGCACAGGCTCGGCGGAGGAGCGGGCAGCGCTGCTGCACAAGACCATCCAGCTGGCGGCCGAGCTGCGGGGGACGATGGGCAACATGTTCAGCTTCGCAGCTGTCATGGGCGCCCTGGAGATGGCCCAG ATTTCAAGGCTGGAGCAGACGTGGATGACCCTGCGGCAGCGACACACGGAGGGTGCCATTCTGTACGAGAAGAAGCTCAAGCCTTTCCTTAAGAGCCTGAACGAGGGCAAAG CAGGCCCGCCGCTGAGCAACACCACGTTTCCACACGTACTCCCTTTCATTACCCTGCTGGAATGTGACTCCGCCCCCGCCGAGGGTCCTGAGCCTTGGGGCAGCACAGAACACGGTATGGAGGTTGTGCTAGCCCACCTGGAGGCCGCCCGCACTGTGGCCCACCACGGGGGCCTCTACCACACCAACGCTGAGGTCAAGCTGCAAG GGTTCCAGGCCCGACCGGAGCTCCTGGAAGTATTCAGCACAGAATTCCAGATGCGTCTCCTCTGGGGCAGCCAGGGTGCCAACAGCAGCCAGGCCTGGCGCTATGAGAAGTTTGACAAAGTCCTCACTGCCTTGTCCCACAAGCTGGAACCTGCCATCCGCTCTAGCGAGCTGTGA